A genomic stretch from Prionailurus bengalensis isolate Pbe53 chromosome E2, Fcat_Pben_1.1_paternal_pri, whole genome shotgun sequence includes:
- the HERPUD1 gene encoding homocysteine-responsive endoplasmic reticulum-resident ubiquitin-like domain member 1 protein isoform X2, producing MEVEPEPEPEPVTLLVKSPNQRHRDLELSGDRSWSVGRLKAHLSRVYPERPRPEDQRLIYSGKLLLDHQCLKDLLPKEKRHVLHLVCNVKGPSKVSETSTKVAESTEQPAGLHQGQYPGDSSGDSLRQREILRNLSPSGWENISRPEAAQPAFQGLGPGFSGYTTYGWLQLSWFQQIYARQYYMQYLAATAASGAFVPSPSAQEIPVVSAPAPAPIHNQFPAENQPANQNAAPPVVVNPGANQNLRMNAQGGPIVEEDDEINRDWLDWTYSAATFSVFLSILYFYSSLSRFLMVMGATVVMYLHHVGWFPFRQRPVQNFPNDGPPHEAVNQDPNNNLQEGPDPEIEDPNHLPPDRDVLDDEQTSPSFMSTAWLVFKTFFASLLPEGPPAIAN from the exons ATGGAGGTCGAGCCCGAGCCCGAACCTGAGCCCGTCACGCTCCTGGTGAAGAGTCCCAACCAGCGCCACCGCGACTTGGAGCTGAGCGGCGACCGCAGCTGGAGCGTGGGCCGCCTCAAGGCCCATCTGAGCCGCGTCTATCCCGAGCGCCCG CGTCCAGAGGACCAGAGGTTAATTTATTCTGGGAAGCTCTTGTTGGATCACCAGTGTCTCAAGGACTTGCTTCCAAAG GAAAAACGGCATGTTTTGCATCTGGTATGCAATGTGAAGGGTCCTTCAAAAGTGTCAGAGACCAGTACAAAG GTTGCCGAATCCACAGAGCAGCCTGCTGGTCTTCATCAGGGACAGTATCCTGGGGATTCCTCAGGTGATAGCTTAAGGCAAAGGGAGATTCTTCGTAACCTTTCTCCCTCTGGATGGGAGAACATCTCAAG GCCTGAAGCTGCCCAGCCGGCCTTCCAAGGCTTGGGGCCTGGTTTCTCGGGCTATACTACCTACGGTTGGCTGCAGCTCTCCTGGTTCCAGCAGATCTACGCACGGCAGTACTACATGCAATA tttagcaGCCACTGCTGCCTCAGGGGCTTTTGTCCCCTCACCAAGTGCACAAGAGATACCTGTGGTTTCTGCACCTGCTCCGGCCCCCATTCACAACCAGTTTCCAGCCGAGAACCAGCCAGCTAATCAGAACGCTGCTCCTCCAGTGGTGGTTAATCCTGGGGCGAATCAAAATTTGCGAATGAATGCACAAGGCGGCCCTATTGTGGAAGAAGATGATGAGATAAATCGAGATTGGTTGGATTGGACCTATTCAGCAGCCACGTTTTCCGTTTTTCTCAGTATCCTCTACTTCTACTCCTCCCTGAGCAGGTTCCTCATGGTCATGGGGGCCACCGTTGTCATGTACCT GCATCACGTTGGATGGTTTCCATTTAGACAGAGGCCAGTTCAGAACTTCCCCAATGATGGTCCTCCTCATGAAGCTGTAAATCAGGACCCCAACAATAACTTACAG GAAGGTCCCGATCCTGAAATCGAAGACCCCAACCACCTCCCTCCGGACAGGGACGTACTGGATGACGAGCAGACCAGCCCTTCATTTATGAGCACAGCCTGGCTTGTCTTCAAgactttctttgcctctcttcttCCGGAAGGTCCCCCAGCCATAGCAAACTGA
- the HERPUD1 gene encoding homocysteine-responsive endoplasmic reticulum-resident ubiquitin-like domain member 1 protein isoform X1, with product MEVEPEPEPEPVTLLVKSPNQRHRDLELSGDRSWSVGRLKAHLSRVYPERPRPEDQRLIYSGKLLLDHQCLKDLLPKQEKRHVLHLVCNVKGPSKVSETSTKVAESTEQPAGLHQGQYPGDSSGDSLRQREILRNLSPSGWENISRPEAAQPAFQGLGPGFSGYTTYGWLQLSWFQQIYARQYYMQYLAATAASGAFVPSPSAQEIPVVSAPAPAPIHNQFPAENQPANQNAAPPVVVNPGANQNLRMNAQGGPIVEEDDEINRDWLDWTYSAATFSVFLSILYFYSSLSRFLMVMGATVVMYLHHVGWFPFRQRPVQNFPNDGPPHEAVNQDPNNNLQEGPDPEIEDPNHLPPDRDVLDDEQTSPSFMSTAWLVFKTFFASLLPEGPPAIAN from the exons ATGGAGGTCGAGCCCGAGCCCGAACCTGAGCCCGTCACGCTCCTGGTGAAGAGTCCCAACCAGCGCCACCGCGACTTGGAGCTGAGCGGCGACCGCAGCTGGAGCGTGGGCCGCCTCAAGGCCCATCTGAGCCGCGTCTATCCCGAGCGCCCG CGTCCAGAGGACCAGAGGTTAATTTATTCTGGGAAGCTCTTGTTGGATCACCAGTGTCTCAAGGACTTGCTTCCAAAG CAGGAAAAACGGCATGTTTTGCATCTGGTATGCAATGTGAAGGGTCCTTCAAAAGTGTCAGAGACCAGTACAAAG GTTGCCGAATCCACAGAGCAGCCTGCTGGTCTTCATCAGGGACAGTATCCTGGGGATTCCTCAGGTGATAGCTTAAGGCAAAGGGAGATTCTTCGTAACCTTTCTCCCTCTGGATGGGAGAACATCTCAAG GCCTGAAGCTGCCCAGCCGGCCTTCCAAGGCTTGGGGCCTGGTTTCTCGGGCTATACTACCTACGGTTGGCTGCAGCTCTCCTGGTTCCAGCAGATCTACGCACGGCAGTACTACATGCAATA tttagcaGCCACTGCTGCCTCAGGGGCTTTTGTCCCCTCACCAAGTGCACAAGAGATACCTGTGGTTTCTGCACCTGCTCCGGCCCCCATTCACAACCAGTTTCCAGCCGAGAACCAGCCAGCTAATCAGAACGCTGCTCCTCCAGTGGTGGTTAATCCTGGGGCGAATCAAAATTTGCGAATGAATGCACAAGGCGGCCCTATTGTGGAAGAAGATGATGAGATAAATCGAGATTGGTTGGATTGGACCTATTCAGCAGCCACGTTTTCCGTTTTTCTCAGTATCCTCTACTTCTACTCCTCCCTGAGCAGGTTCCTCATGGTCATGGGGGCCACCGTTGTCATGTACCT GCATCACGTTGGATGGTTTCCATTTAGACAGAGGCCAGTTCAGAACTTCCCCAATGATGGTCCTCCTCATGAAGCTGTAAATCAGGACCCCAACAATAACTTACAG GAAGGTCCCGATCCTGAAATCGAAGACCCCAACCACCTCCCTCCGGACAGGGACGTACTGGATGACGAGCAGACCAGCCCTTCATTTATGAGCACAGCCTGGCTTGTCTTCAAgactttctttgcctctcttcttCCGGAAGGTCCCCCAGCCATAGCAAACTGA
- the HERPUD1 gene encoding homocysteine-responsive endoplasmic reticulum-resident ubiquitin-like domain member 1 protein isoform X3, producing MEVEPEPEPEPVTLLVKSPNQRHRDLELSGDRSWSVGRLKAHLSRVYPERPRPEDQRLIYSGKLLLDHQCLKDLLPKQEKRHVLHLVCNVKGPSKVSETSTKVAESTEQPAGLHQGQYPGDSSGDSLRQREILRNLSPSGWENISRPEAAQPAFQGLGPGFSGYTTYGWLQLSWFQQIYARQYYMQYLAATAASGAFVPSPSAQEIPVVSAPAPAPIHNQFPAENQPANQNAAPPVVVNPGANQNLRMNAQGITLDGFHLDRGQFRTSPMMVLLMKL from the exons ATGGAGGTCGAGCCCGAGCCCGAACCTGAGCCCGTCACGCTCCTGGTGAAGAGTCCCAACCAGCGCCACCGCGACTTGGAGCTGAGCGGCGACCGCAGCTGGAGCGTGGGCCGCCTCAAGGCCCATCTGAGCCGCGTCTATCCCGAGCGCCCG CGTCCAGAGGACCAGAGGTTAATTTATTCTGGGAAGCTCTTGTTGGATCACCAGTGTCTCAAGGACTTGCTTCCAAAG CAGGAAAAACGGCATGTTTTGCATCTGGTATGCAATGTGAAGGGTCCTTCAAAAGTGTCAGAGACCAGTACAAAG GTTGCCGAATCCACAGAGCAGCCTGCTGGTCTTCATCAGGGACAGTATCCTGGGGATTCCTCAGGTGATAGCTTAAGGCAAAGGGAGATTCTTCGTAACCTTTCTCCCTCTGGATGGGAGAACATCTCAAG GCCTGAAGCTGCCCAGCCGGCCTTCCAAGGCTTGGGGCCTGGTTTCTCGGGCTATACTACCTACGGTTGGCTGCAGCTCTCCTGGTTCCAGCAGATCTACGCACGGCAGTACTACATGCAATA tttagcaGCCACTGCTGCCTCAGGGGCTTTTGTCCCCTCACCAAGTGCACAAGAGATACCTGTGGTTTCTGCACCTGCTCCGGCCCCCATTCACAACCAGTTTCCAGCCGAGAACCAGCCAGCTAATCAGAACGCTGCTCCTCCAGTGGTGGTTAATCCTGGGGCGAATCAAAATTTGCGAATGAATGCACAAG GCATCACGTTGGATGGTTTCCATTTAGACAGAGGCCAGTTCAGAACTTCCCCAATGATGGTCCTCCTCATGAAGCTGTAA